Proteins encoded by one window of Lutibacter sp. A64:
- a CDS encoding right-handed parallel beta-helix repeat-containing protein, with product MIKYKSISKLLIITILIVTGFLFASNSKILKAEPVYFSVTISDDATPAVVARILEAKEKPISEISFEKGTYHFYPDKGYEKFCYISNHGDLMVKTPFPIFDFKNLTINGNGSTFIFHGVIIPFLIDNSSNITVKNVSIDWNEAFHSEGLIVANNEKNKTFDMQISDEYPYDIRNGEIFFIKEYYEHSLGQSILYDPERKAIAFETEKYTNISTKSKTSITNNIDKIKYKYGVDTKDLAIRNVGWENRAKVEQLKPGLVRVYGHKKELPPVGMILTMKGSQGYNRVSPAFRITQTSGFNALNVNVHHAGGMGIIAENSSDLILDNFNVTPSKGRMVSTTADATHFVGCRGKVVLKNCTFQNQLDDASNVHGTYQIVVDIIDEYSIGVRMGHHQQQGFVVGQPNDNLGFVRLSDSFDPYDKATIKNIQYLNGRYQIITFNEKVPSNLKTGDLVENLDAYPEFTVDNCNISNNRARGLLISTPKKTVIKNNYFSTEMEAILIPVESSSWYESGSVKDLVIENNTFQDCQHSGFNRGVIRFDTDDDNQNIAFKNIEITNNKFNQFDNLVLQIINTDGLLFKGNTITNSGSFSMLYPENPAIKIEHSKNIKFQKNKYKGKANIILEADENLQSLKFR from the coding sequence ATGATAAAGTATAAATCAATATCTAAACTTTTAATTATAACAATACTAATAGTAACCGGATTTTTATTTGCTAGTAATTCAAAAATATTAAAAGCAGAACCAGTTTATTTTAGTGTAACAATTTCTGATGATGCTACTCCAGCAGTGGTTGCTAGAATATTAGAGGCTAAAGAAAAGCCGATTTCTGAAATAAGTTTTGAAAAAGGAACTTATCATTTTTATCCAGATAAGGGTTATGAGAAATTCTGTTATATCTCTAATCATGGAGATTTAATGGTAAAAACACCATTTCCAATTTTTGATTTTAAAAACTTAACAATAAACGGTAATGGTTCTACCTTTATTTTTCATGGAGTTATAATTCCTTTTTTAATCGATAACAGTTCAAATATTACAGTTAAAAATGTTTCAATAGATTGGAATGAGGCATTTCATAGTGAAGGGCTTATTGTGGCAAATAATGAAAAAAATAAAACTTTTGATATGCAAATATCAGATGAGTATCCTTACGATATAAGAAATGGTGAAATATTTTTTATAAAAGAATACTACGAACATAGTTTAGGGCAATCTATTTTATATGATCCTGAAAGAAAAGCTATTGCTTTTGAAACAGAAAAGTATACCAATATATCAACAAAATCAAAAACTTCTATTACTAATAATATAGATAAAATTAAGTATAAATATGGAGTTGATACTAAAGATTTAGCAATAAGAAATGTTGGGTGGGAAAATAGAGCCAAAGTAGAGCAATTAAAACCAGGACTTGTCCGTGTGTATGGACATAAAAAAGAACTACCTCCAGTTGGAATGATTTTAACTATGAAGGGCAGTCAAGGTTATAATCGCGTTTCTCCTGCTTTTAGAATAACGCAAACTAGTGGATTTAATGCACTTAATGTAAATGTTCACCATGCTGGAGGTATGGGGATTATTGCAGAAAATTCTTCAGATTTAATATTAGATAATTTTAATGTAACCCCTTCTAAAGGGCGTATGGTTTCTACAACTGCTGATGCAACACACTTTGTAGGTTGTAGAGGAAAAGTAGTATTAAAAAACTGTACATTTCAAAATCAATTAGATGATGCTTCAAATGTACATGGTACTTATCAAATAGTTGTAGATATTATAGATGAATATAGTATTGGTGTTAGAATGGGACACCATCAACAACAAGGATTTGTAGTAGGGCAACCTAATGATAATTTAGGTTTTGTACGTTTAAGTGATTCTTTCGATCCTTATGATAAAGCAACAATTAAAAATATACAATACTTAAATGGAAGGTATCAAATAATTACATTTAATGAAAAAGTTCCTTCAAATTTAAAAACTGGAGATTTAGTAGAAAATTTAGATGCTTACCCAGAATTTACTGTAGATAATTGTAATATAAGTAATAATAGAGCCAGAGGCTTATTAATTTCTACACCAAAAAAAACGGTAATTAAGAATAATTATTTTAGTACTGAAATGGAAGCTATTTTAATTCCAGTTGAAAGTAGCAGTTGGTATGAATCTGGAAGTGTTAAAGATTTAGTGATTGAAAATAATACTTTTCAAGATTGTCAGCATAGTGGTTTTAATAGAGGTGTTATTCGATTTGATACCGATGATGATAATCAAAATATAGCATTTAAAAATATTGAAATTACCAATAATAAATTCAATCAATTCGATAATCTAGTTTTACAAATAATAAATACCGATGGTTTATTATTTAAAGGAAATACAATTACAAATTCAGGTAGTTTTTCAATGTTATACCCAGAAAATCCAGCAATTAAAATAGAACATTCAAAAAATATAAAATTTCAAAAGAATAAGTATAAAGGAAAAGCAAATATAATATTAGAAGCTGATGAAAACTTACAGAGCTTAAAATTTAGATAA